Genomic window (Dyadobacter fanqingshengii):
AATGGAGAAGTCTCACTTTTAAGGAAGGATGGTTCCAGATTTGCCGGTGAGATCTCATCAACTGTGTTTAAGAATGCCCATGGAAAGGCGAATACTTCCATGATCGTACGTGATATCAGCGAAAGAAAAAAGGCCGAGCAGCTGCTTTTAGAGAGCGAACGCAGGCTGGATAGGGCAACCACCATGGCGCGGGTCGGTAATTTTGAAGCGGATCACGCCAACAATCAGATATTCTGGTCATCTATGATCAGGCAGATACATGAAGTGGACCCCGATTTCAATCCTGAGCTGGAAACTGCAATGAATTTCTACAAGCCGGGCGCTAACAGGGAAACGATAGACAAAGCGACTGAAGAGATCATCAAGCATCAGACGCCCTTTGATTTGGAACTCCAGATCATTACCGCGAAGGGAAATGAGCGGTGGGTCCGGGTGATGTGCGAAGCAGAACTTGTCAATGACAAACATATCCTCTATGGCAGCTTTCAGGATATCGATAAAATAAAGGAAACGGAGTCGGAAGTTCTCCGGTCATATGCAGAAAGAAACGTCATCTTTGAAAGTATCGGAGATGCATTTTTTGCGATTGATAAAGATTGGGTAGTAAACTACTGGAATAAAGAAGCAGCCCGCCTTCTGGAACGGACCAAGGGCGAAGTACTTAACCGATATCTCTGGGACTTATTTCCGTTGAGCATAGGTTCCGAGTCTTACAGGCAATACAATCATGCTGTTGAAAGCGGTCAAACCGTTCATTTTGAAGATCATTATGAGCCATTGAACAGATGGCTGGAAGTGAGTGCATATCCCTCTGCAAATGGTTTGTCCGTCTTTTTCAAGGATATTACGGGCCGCAAATTGTCGGAAAACAAACTCAATGAACTGAATAATAACCTCCACCAATACTCAAACGAACTCGCTCTTTCCAACAAAGGCCTGGAACAATTCTCATATATGGTCTCGCATAACCTGCGGGCCCCGGTTGCCAATATCATTGGACTGGCAGGCCTGTTGGGCGATGAAAGCTACCCATCTGAATTGAAAAGGGACTTTTTAAACGGGATTCTGGAGAATGTCAAACGCCTGGATGAGGTGATCACGGATTTAAATTCCATTTTACAAATCAAAAAAGAGATTGGAGAAAAAAGTGAGACAGTCAATTTTCAAGACCTGGTAGATAGCATTAAGGAGAGTATACAAAATGTCATCCTGAAAGAAAATGTGCAGGTCGTGACTGATTTTAAAAGTGCCTGTGAATTATTTACGCTCAAAACATATCTGTATAGCATTTTTCATAACCTTATCAGCAACAGTATCAAATATCATCAGGCTGGTCTGAACCCGTTCATTGAAATCAGCAGCAGCGTATCCGATGGTAAGCTGACTTTGTCTTTCAAGGACAATGGGATGGGGATAGACCTGCCTAAGAAACGTGATCAACTTTTTGGGCTTTATAAACGCTTCCATCACCATGTGGAAGGCAAGGGTATGGGCCTTTTCATGGTCAAAACGCAGGTGGAGATACTTGGAGGGACAATATCTGTTTTTAGTGAAGTGAATAAAGGAACCGAATTTTTCATCGAATTTAATTTGTAGCAGTACAATAACCCGCCAAAATGACAACACCCAACCGATTTATCGTTGTAGACGATGACCCGCTCAACAACCTGGTATGCAACCATATTATCCTCAAAGTTGACCCTGACGCAAAGATTACGCTTTTCACAAATCCCGAAAAAGCACTCGAAATGGTCCAGACTTTCGGGGAAAGCAGCGAAAAGGGTGACTTCGTGCTCTTCCTGGATGTAAATATGCCCAGTATGAGTGGTTGGGAATTTCTGGACGCGTTCGAGAGCTTGGATGAAAAGATCCATGAGCGATTCAGAATTTACATGCTTTCTTCATCAATCGATCAGGGTGATATTGAAAAAGCTGCTGCCAACCCGTTTGTCAGAGGCTACTATCCCAAGCCGCTCAGTTTTGAAACGATGGGACTGTTAAATTTATAGCAACAGATTTTCAGGCGCATTTCCCTCGAAACTGATCGTCATTACATACTCCCAGGGGCCACCCAGATATCGCCACAACTGAAAACCGGTTACAATAAAGCTGAATGGTTTAAAAGTCTGGGCGAGCTCTGATTGCAATTTTTTGGCGAGCTGAGGGTCTACTTTGTTTTGAACTGTAATATGGAAGTTTCTTTTTTGCTGGTCTTGCCGGCTTAAGAACTCAAACCAGCGTTCACGAAGCTTTTGATGGAATGCCGGGAGTTCGGCGGATGAGATTTTGAAAGCAGTTCCTCCGCCAAGGGAAATGATTGTCTGGGCGGTAGCTTCAAATGGCGTTTGGTCTTTCGCAAGCTCTCTTAAGTCTTCAATGATCCACGGCTCATGTGGTAATGCATGAAAAAGGGTAAGGTGCGCGTTTAAGTAGTTACGTTCTGCAGGAAAGTGCTGGCGGCGCAGCTGATTGAAATATTGTTGCGTCGAAGGCTCTATTTCGAGCGTGGCAACTAATGGCCTTCGCTCTGGGTCTTTTGTCGGAATATGGCGTTTTTCACTGTTCATTTACTTATTTGCATTATGGTTATGAACCTCATCACAACCGGCAGTACAATAGCCATGCCTGAGATTATAGATAAAAGATCATGAAACATGCCTGTATCATTCGTCCCTATAACAACTTGGACTACCCTGGATGCATATTAGGATTTGAGAGTAATTGTCCGGCGTTTTTTGCGCATCACGAGAAAGAAGAATTTTAGGTCTTCCTCCAAAACTTGTTTGAGGAAAGCGGCGAGCAATCAATGTATTATTATGTGGTGGAATTTAAAGGTCAGATCGTGGCATGTGCTGGCTTTCATTTGCCGGAAAACGAGGGCAAGACAGCCGGTCTCGTATGGGGTATGGTAACGCGCGAATTTCAACGGCGGGGCATCGGGGAAATGCTGCTGGACTTCCGGTTGAACAAGATACGCGAACTTCGCCCGGGTGTTTCTGTGGTATTGGATACCACGCAACTCAGCTTTCCGTTCTTTGAAAAAGCGGGCTTCCGGACCACCAAAATAACCAAAGATTACTATGCTCCCGGCCTTGACCGCTATGACATGATCCTGAAACCTGCATTTCAAATAGACCGTTCCAAATTATTGTTGATATGATCGAATTACAACCAGGGAAATACAGACATACAATTGTTCGACTCTGGAAAATTAGTGGTGCATGCATTGTGCTCTTTGTGTTTTTTATTGTCGCGGTCAGAGTCAATCTGTTATGGCTTTTTGGCGGTATGCCCGATTTGGTTATGCTTGAAAACCCACAGAGTGAGCTAGCCTCGGAGCTGATATCGGAAGATGGAAAATTACTTGGGAAATACTATTCAGAAAACCGGATCCGCATTGGGTTTGATCAACTCTCGCCTGTATTGGTTAATGCATTGATTGCAACAGAAGACGCACGATTCTCTGACCACTCTGGGATTGATGGTCGCAGCATGTTGCGGGTGGTCAAGGGAATATTTACGGGGAATTCGAGCTCGGGAGGCGGAAGCACCATTACTCAGCAAGTTGCAAAAAACCTCTTTGAAACCAGGTCACGAAAGTATCGCGGAATATTGCAGAAAGTCCCTGTCGTGGGTACGGTCGTTATGAAGACTAAGGAGTGGATACTTGCTGTGATTCTGGAACGCAAATACACCAAAAGGGAGATCATGATGATGTACCTGAACACAGTTTCGTTTGGCAATAATACTTATGGGATCAAAGTGGCGTCGAAAAGCTATTTTGGGAAGGACCCGCTGGAACTTACCGTGTCCGAGGCGGCGCTGCTGGTGGGTATGCTGCAAAACCCATCTTTACACAATCCTTTGAGGCGGCCAGCCAATGCGACCAGGCGTAGAAACGTGGTCATGGCGCAAATGGTCAGATACAACTACCTGACAGCCGGAGAGTTTAATGAGCTAAAAGATAAGCCTTTGAACCTGCGATTTAAGCTTGACGGCCCCAATGCGGGTCTGGCTCCCTATTTCCAGGAATCCATGCGCGGTTATTTGCAAGCATGGCTCAAACTATACAATGAGGAGAACGACACAGATCTTGATTTAAAAACCAGCGGCTTACGTATCTATACGACAATTGATTCCCGTTTGCAACAGCAGATGGAAGTCGCGCTGAATGACCATATGCGCGAGCAGCAAAGACTTTTTGATGCGCATTGGAAAGGTCGTAATCCGTGGGCGTACCCGGATGGTCGCGAAGTGCCGGGATTTATCGAAAAAGCGGTTAAATCCCTACCGCAATTCATTGCGTTAAAAAAAGACGTCGGGGAGGCAGAGGCATGGAAAGCTATGCGTAAGCCATATAAAATGAAGGTTTTCTCGTATGATGGCGAAAAGGAAATGCTGCTGAGCCCGATGGATTCAATCCGGTATTACAAACGTTTTTTGCATGCAGGCATGATGTCTATGGACCCGCGCAACGGACATGTGAAGGCTTGGGTTGGCGGGGTTAACTTTAAATATTTCAAGTATGACCACGTCAAGCAAGGCCGTAGGCAGCCGGGTTCTACTTTTAAGCCGTTTGTGTATGTTTCGGCGCTGCAAAAAAACTTTCTGACACCTTGTGACCGCATTACAGACCAACCCGTGGAAGGAAACTGGAACCCTCCTTCGAGCCAGTACACATACCAGTCGTTAACGTTGCGGCAGGCACTGGGACAATCCGTTAATTCGATCAGTGCCAATATAATTCAAATGGTAAAACCGGCCACGGTTGCAGACTATGCTCATAAACTGGGCATCACAAGCCAGTTGGATGAAGTGCCCTCACTTTGCCTTGGCATCAGCTCCGTCTCGGTCTATGAGATGGTCAACGCATATTGTTCTTTTGCCAATGGCGGTTACCGAACCGAACCACTATCAATTTTGAGAATCGAAGATCGAAACGGGCATGTTCTGCAGCAATTTCACCAGAAGCAAAATCAGGAACTCAGTGATGTAATGGCTTACAACATGTTATATCTCATGCGCGGCGCTGTCGAAGATCCGGGCGGCACTGCAGGGCGGTTAAGATCCTACGGCGTCACAGAAGG
Coding sequences:
- a CDS encoding PAS domain S-box protein, with protein sequence MDKLIRILHLEDLPGDALFVKKALIKANIDFQVLVADSKEKYVTALEAFLPDLILANHSLPAFNAIEALKILKESRSDIPFIVVTAAMNEASAVNLMMQGADDYILKDRLSRLPIAITNALEKYRLKKEHDRFLNELIVSEQRYRALIEHSADGVIILNAMGRPTYVSVSVSNVLGYDPTEILDMDLYTLLHPDDIVDMGLMLEKILDSPGVTMKGHTGRMLHKDGSWRWIEATITNLLDDPAVNGIVDNFRDITERKLAQDAITASEEKYRLLFETSMDGILLTSQDGQVLEANQAACSIFQRSESEIIHVGRSGLADLDDSRLSKLLEERLRTGKANGEVSLLRKDGSRFAGEISSTVFKNAHGKANTSMIVRDISERKKAEQLLLESERRLDRATTMARVGNFEADHANNQIFWSSMIRQIHEVDPDFNPELETAMNFYKPGANRETIDKATEEIIKHQTPFDLELQIITAKGNERWVRVMCEAELVNDKHILYGSFQDIDKIKETESEVLRSYAERNVIFESIGDAFFAIDKDWVVNYWNKEAARLLERTKGEVLNRYLWDLFPLSIGSESYRQYNHAVESGQTVHFEDHYEPLNRWLEVSAYPSANGLSVFFKDITGRKLSENKLNELNNNLHQYSNELALSNKGLEQFSYMVSHNLRAPVANIIGLAGLLGDESYPSELKRDFLNGILENVKRLDEVITDLNSILQIKKEIGEKSETVNFQDLVDSIKESIQNVILKENVQVVTDFKSACELFTLKTYLYSIFHNLISNSIKYHQAGLNPFIEISSSVSDGKLTLSFKDNGMGIDLPKKRDQLFGLYKRFHHHVEGKGMGLFMVKTQVEILGGTISVFSEVNKGTEFFIEFNL
- a CDS encoding response regulator encodes the protein MTTPNRFIVVDDDPLNNLVCNHIILKVDPDAKITLFTNPEKALEMVQTFGESSEKGDFVLFLDVNMPSMSGWEFLDAFESLDEKIHERFRIYMLSSSIDQGDIEKAAANPFVRGYYPKPLSFETMGLLNL
- a CDS encoding 2'-5' RNA ligase family protein yields the protein MNSEKRHIPTKDPERRPLVATLEIEPSTQQYFNQLRRQHFPAERNYLNAHLTLFHALPHEPWIIEDLRELAKDQTPFEATAQTIISLGGGTAFKISSAELPAFHQKLRERWFEFLSRQDQQKRNFHITVQNKVDPQLAKKLQSELAQTFKPFSFIVTGFQLWRYLGGPWEYVMTISFEGNAPENLLL
- a CDS encoding GNAT family N-acetyltransferase; protein product: MFEESGEQSMYYYVVEFKGQIVACAGFHLPENEGKTAGLVWGMVTREFQRRGIGEMLLDFRLNKIRELRPGVSVVLDTTQLSFPFFEKAGFRTTKITKDYYAPGLDRYDMILKPAFQIDRSKLLLI
- a CDS encoding transglycosylase domain-containing protein; this translates as MIELQPGKYRHTIVRLWKISGACIVLFVFFIVAVRVNLLWLFGGMPDLVMLENPQSELASELISEDGKLLGKYYSENRIRIGFDQLSPVLVNALIATEDARFSDHSGIDGRSMLRVVKGIFTGNSSSGGGSTITQQVAKNLFETRSRKYRGILQKVPVVGTVVMKTKEWILAVILERKYTKREIMMMYLNTVSFGNNTYGIKVASKSYFGKDPLELTVSEAALLVGMLQNPSLHNPLRRPANATRRRNVVMAQMVRYNYLTAGEFNELKDKPLNLRFKLDGPNAGLAPYFQESMRGYLQAWLKLYNEENDTDLDLKTSGLRIYTTIDSRLQQQMEVALNDHMREQQRLFDAHWKGRNPWAYPDGREVPGFIEKAVKSLPQFIALKKDVGEAEAWKAMRKPYKMKVFSYDGEKEMLLSPMDSIRYYKRFLHAGMMSMDPRNGHVKAWVGGVNFKYFKYDHVKQGRRQPGSTFKPFVYVSALQKNFLTPCDRITDQPVEGNWNPPSSQYTYQSLTLRQALGQSVNSISANIIQMVKPATVADYAHKLGITSQLDEVPSLCLGISSVSVYEMVNAYCSFANGGYRTEPLSILRIEDRNGHVLQQFHQKQNQELSDVMAYNMLYLMRGAVEDPGGTAGRLRSYGVTEGNQIAAKTGTTQNHSDAWFMGMTQNLVSGIWVGGEDMQIHFRTMALGQGGHAALPAWGLYMKKVYADHTLEHYKKAPFNKPANFTLTCQETATDTTGNYIPPALSDDEGVSF